In Candidatus Nitrosotenuis uzonensis, the sequence CGCTACTGCTTTTTCGTATTTGATTGTGGCCTCTTTTTTTATCTGTTTTCTGCGCTCGATTTCTGCAGACTTGAGGGATGGCGGCCTCCCATCAAAAACGTACACTGGCTTTATGCCAAGCGATAAAAAATTGACATTCCTGTAAAAAAGGCCGCTAAGATGACTTGTGGCCCTACCCTTGCTGTCTGATAGAAGCGTGCCATCAGGACCTCTAATTATTGAAAGGAACTGGTATATGGTATTGTATGCGTCCACTGCAATCACTTTTGAAGAGAATGATTCAAGCTTGGTCTTTTCTCTTGATGATAAAAGACCTTTCAAGTCTAGGCCCATTATTTTATGGTGGTTCCTCTTGTTTTTGTATTTAGTGACTGTGCGAAAGCGGATTGATGTGCTATATAGGGGCAGATGAGATACTGATCAAGTGCCAGGTTAGCCAAGCGGTACGGCGACCGCCTCGAGATCACACACAGGGCAGCGGTTGTGCATTCGCACTCAGGGGTTCGAATCCCTTACCTGGCGCTTTCAATAAGGGTTAAAACCCTACATGCCAAATATGGCTAGATTTGAAGCAGACCCTCAAAAACCGCCTAAAGATAGACATTCACAACTATGACCAGAGGATTGCATCAGTCCTAAAACGCATTGAAAACGCCTTGCCTAGTTCTACTGTGGAACTTGTCGCATTTTAGATTCGCCGCAGTGACCAGGTGCATAAAATCCATGGAATTTGGATGCTGATCCAAAAAAAACCGTCAAGACGATTAGGGTCGTCTATATGTCTGATCTCCTCTGAGATCAATAATTCCAAGACGAGGATCGTAAATATTCTTGAAGATGTCTGGCGGACTCACAGCCCGTAATGCCGCAAACAGGCGAATTCTGGCATTTGGAAATGCTTCAGTTAGCCGGTTTGCTGCACCAATAGCTGTGGCTCCTCTTGTCACAACATCATCCACAAGAAGAATTTCACTCGGTTCTGACAAAATGGTTTGAACGCTCATGGTATTGTAATGATCAACGGCTTTTGGCCTGTCTGCAGCATTACTTTTTGATGTCCTAGGTAACGGCGTTGCTCGTTCCAGGCATTCGAATATCTTACCCAAGTTCCTTGCAGACAATGCGCTGGCAAGACGCTTGGGAACCCAGAGGGTTCCAGGCTGCATCAATGTGCTGCGTGGAATAGGCACCAGTATGACATCTGGCTTGAAATAATCATTAAACGGTGACACGGTAGAATTTTTTGCTATCTCATCAGCGATAAGTTCAGATGTTAATTTAGAATCAGAATTGTTGGAAACAAACAAGTCGTTTTTTACTGCATTTCTCCAAGTCTTTGAATCCAGTTCTTTAGGTGAGGTCCCACGTGTGGAATAGGATAGGAGAGAAAAGAACTCTAGTCTGGAAATACGCATGATGGTTACTGAAATACCAGTGGCACTTTAAGAGAGGAAGGCAGAACTTCGAATATCTCTTGAGGATCGGCAAGGGGTATTGCGCCATACTTTAGCATCTTTTCAGGCCATGTCAAGCCAGGCATGTCAAAAATAGACTGCCAGATGTATAGCGGGCGGCCAAGCCTTAGCGCTTCCCATCCCTGATGCAACGAACCGCTGCTATCGCCTGCCTCCACTATTATGGTGGCATCAGATATTAGCGCCATAGTTCGGTTTCTGATTACAAAATCCTTTGGTCTTGTGGCATGTCCCACCTGGAATTGAGATATCGCCAGATGTTCGCTCATTATACGTTGTTGCAATTGGAGGTTTTTTCTTGGATATGCCTTGTCTAGCGGGGTTCCAAGAACAGCCACGGTGCTGCCACCTGACTGTATTGCCGCCTCATGTGCAGCAGTATCAATCCCCTCTGCAAGTCCGCTAACTATCACAACTCGATTTTCGGCAAGAGTTTTTGAGATAAATTTGGCAGTTTCAGTACCCTGTATGGACGCCTTTCTTGAACCTACAATAGACACCCTTTGGCAGGGAAGCGGAATCTGCAGGGGCCCCTCGACATATAGAACTTGTGGAGCATATTTTGTTTCGACATCATTTAGTTGACGTCCAAGCAGATCTGATGTGGAAATGCTTTTCATAACTCCGTCACTTCCATCCCATAATTGATTTATTATTGACTGTTACGATTAAAGTTTGCTTTATCAACTCTATTTGCCAATATGCAAAGCACGTTTCACGGTAGATCATATTTTGGATCGCACATACAAGTTTATCTGTAAATAAGCCACTAATCTATATATGAAAAGACTTGCAAAAACCAAGGTCTGGAATGCAGGCAGCCGCAAAGCAAGGCCGTTCAGGACATTTAACGACGGCTACGGATTGGGCAGCCGATTGACAAAAGATTGGAACTCCAAGCCAAACCCGCCCAAAGTCTACATTGGGGGCTACAGAATTCATCATGGTCTGGTTGGAGCAGCTTTGACGGTGGCAGGCATCTTATCTGAAAAGCCAGCCCTTGTCGGCTTGGGGGCAAGCTTGGCCTTGGATGACATTGCAGACATGCCGGATTGGCTGAACTTTGAGAATGGCAAACCTACACAGCATTATCTACCACAGTGGTCCTCATGTCATAGCGGATTTGCCTGAAACCCAATGACCTGGCATTTAATCAGACTGGAATTCATCTGCAATTTGGTAGGGTGTTACCACTTCCCAGCAAATCCCTTACCTGGCGGTTTTGTTTTATGATGTTTGATGATTCTACCATATGATTAATTAGAGATTTTTTTAAATCATATCTGTTGAACGGAAAATATTTGCTTTTACTTGCCGCGGTTATTGCTTCTATGTATGCTATGCCGCTCGACTCCGTGTATGCACACAAATCCGAAGTGGTGGGAGACTATAAGATGGAGATTGGGTGGGACCGGGAGCCTCCTATCATAGGAATGGAAAACGCGATAACTGTAATGATAACACATGCATCTGATGAGGAAAAAGCATCTTCTGATAAGGATCATTCTATACATGATGACAACTCTGATCATTCTGGACATGAAATGGACGACTCTTCACACAATAAGATGGATCACTCAGAACATATGGGAGGCATTTCTGGTCTTGCAGACAGCCTTGATGTATCAATCACACTAAACGGAAAAAAAACAATACTAGATATGGTTGAAGACGAGCATGTGGCGGGTCTTTATTATGGCAAATTCACTCCGCAGGAAGCCGGGCATCCGACTGTGAGTTTTTTTGCAGAAATCGACGGCGCTCCAATAGAGACAACGCTTCATCCCGAAAAGGTAGAGAACGGGGCTCTGATAAAGGCAATATCATCTGACGGCACAATCAACGTAGATATGATTGCCACTGCACCAACGCAAGACCAGTCAATGTTGATTGCAATTGATTTTGTCGATTCTAATGGCAAAGTAGCGCATGTAAATTATGCATTAACCGCAATGCAATCTGGGGTAAATGTTCTAAGCGAGCCTGAGGCACATACGCATGATGGAACCGCAACACATTCTACAACTGCGCTAAAATCTGACGAGCCTGTTGACGTACAAATAACAATACTTGGAATCGGACTTCCTGATAAGAAATCAGAGTGGACAGGACCGAAAGATGACGTCATACCTATACATGTTACACCAGAGTTTGGACCAATAACTATGATAGTGATGGGGATTGCGCTCTTGAGCTTGGTTGGAATTACAGGAAGAACAAAACTACTTTCTGGCATCCGCACCGTGTTCTGATGCATATTGCATTTGGCAAATTTGTCACCCAAACAGAGAAAAATTAATCACACAATGGCAAATTCAATTTAACCTAACCATTTACTATCTTGTTTTTCATTACTATGTCGACTGATGCCGCAAAGATTCCACCAGAAAATCCAATACCGAGTAAAGATGGTACCGATCAAACAAGTCCATGTGTGGGATGAAGCACAGGCACGCTCGCTTGACAGAGAAGGCATTCGTGAGCTTGCCAGATCAATTAAAAATGAAGGCCTGCAAAACCCTCCGCTGGTTCAAAAGAATGGTAGGGGTCAATTTCTTCTAATGTCTGGTCAACGCCGACTTGCTGCGCTAAAACTGCTAAAGGCAAAGAAAATCCCAGTCCTCGTACTTACAAAAGGCTACGATCTTGAAAATGCCAAGGCTGCATCCGTTATTGAAAATCTTCACCGAAAAAATATGAATCCAAAAGATATGGCAAAATCGTGCAGCTTTCTTGCAGAAAAGATGGGAATTACAGTAGGTGCCAGATCTCTTGGGATAACACGCAAGACTTTTAAAAAATACGTTGGCTTTGCAGCATTACCTGAGAAAATAAAGAATTTGGTTCCGGGCACAATATCTAGCAGCGTTGCAATAAAGCTTCATTCTATAATTCCAAATGTTCCAAAGGCAATTAAAATAGCACAGAGAATATCTGCACTTGACGCTAGAACTCAAAAGGCATACCTCAGGGTTCTTGCAAGATACCCTTCGGCCAACCACAAAAAACTGCTCAGACAAGCAAGGCTTCTTGCAATACGCAAGACAGTCCCTGTGACGCTTCCATCAACATATGCTAAAAAACTTGAAAAAGAGTCTTTATACAGAGAGGAAGAGCCAGAAAAGCTTGCTCAGCAGATAGTCGTTTCGTGGCTTGCCAAACGAAACCATAGGCGATAATCTTACCTTAGCTGCCTAAGACGCCATAAACTGTTTGTTCGTTTCAGATAACATATGTGTCATATTCGGATAGTCCGAATTACCTCATTGGCAAAACACATCAACAGGATTACTAATAACGAAGACGAGGTAAAGAAAAAATACAATCAGAATGTTTCAGCCGAAGATGAATGGTCGCACATAACAGGAGTTGGCAGCAAGATCGAAGCTGCCGATCCCATGAATGTAAGCGATAGAACGATTTTTTTCTCAAACAAGATCAAACCTGTCACAAAACAGGAAATAGTACAAGAAAAAACAGAAGAAATGAAAGATCAGATGAGCAATACAAATCAATACATGAAGTTTGTGAATGTGTTGTTGAAGCAAAAAACCGAAAACATCAAGAAAATATTGGAGCAGGAAAAACGTTTTGCCGAAGAGCTGAATTGCTTTCAGGACACACCAAAAAGCAGGCACGAACTTGAAAAGCTAAATCCAAAATATGTAGGCGAGAAAGATATTCATGCTGTTCTCTCCAATTTGGAAGTCGAATATGGCAAAATCAAGGAAAAATTTGAGTATCAACAATCGCTAATAGAGAAGACAAAAAATCAACTGTTGGCAAAAATGCAGCAAATTGAGGCGGTAAGAGAGGAACTAAAATATGTTGAACAAAAACAAACAGCAAAACAGGTTGACGATCCGTTGCTTACCATAAAGATGGAATTAAAAAAGATGGGAATCAACGATGAATCAGGAAAAATAAGCAAAGCACTGCAGATGCTAGCAAACAAGTCTAACGATAATGCAGACACGCAATCCTAATTTGCGGAATCGGCCATTCCATCGCAGTTTATTTGTGATACTACCAACGCGATGCATCTTATGTAAAATGCATCCTTTGATGGGCTTACCTTTCTCATGAGCATAGTTACGCGTTTTGTGATAATAAAAAAATACACAATAGTTCACATATATCCTGCGGCTATCCGTAATTGAGAATGCGATCAATTTTGACTCTATAGATCAAAGACTGGTTTGCTACTGATAGTGCCATTAAACTAATTTGCGATTTTGCTTATAATTGTCAAATTAAAGAGTTCCAAATCGTCTTAAAAATAACAATATAATTTAACATGTGGATGCTGAAAACATACTGAAAATAGTAGAACACCTCCAAAAGGCCAGGATCGGGGATGTTGGTAGACTATCCTATATAGAAAAGACAATCAAAAGCGGAAAGAATCTCTACAACTCTGACATTCGTTACGTTCTGGCAAAATCAGAACAGCTAAAAACACAGCTATCCGTACCAAAGATTCCGGCTAATGCTCCAAAACAGGCTCCTCCACATCGATGTTATGTTTGTAATGATGAACTTCACCTTCAGGACAGGGTCGTAAGGCACCAAAATGAGTGGATGCATCTTGCATGCTTTGATAGGAAACTAAAAACCATGCCAGAACTACAAGCTGGCAATACTGCGCCAGAACAGCAAGCACAGGAAAAATCGACACTTGTACCAGAGCCATCTCAATCATCGAAATCACCAATTGCACGTCAACAGCACAAACACAGCAAGGAAAAAGCCAAGACGGACCCGGTACTAGTCCTACTGGCAATTGTAATCTTTTCGCTTTTGATATTTACTGCCTATAGCATGTTCAGCACTCTTAGTATAATCGCAATATCGCTTGCCGCAATCCTCGTATTCTTTCAGATAGTATCCAAGACATCACCGCAAGTGCAGTACAAGTACGGACGCAAGGGCGCATCATTATTTTCAATAAGCGTGATGATAATGCCGTTCGGACTTGGAACTATAATTGCATATGACGGGTATTCAAGCGGAGCTATGTCAATAATACAGACGGTCTTTATCTGGGGGCTCACACTCTCGTTCTGGCAAACAATGCTGTTTGTGCCTCTTGCAATAAGGAGTATAGCACGAGAATCATTGTTGCAAGCGCCTACAGAATATCCAAGGATGAGTGTTCTAATACCTGCATACAATGAGGAGAAAGTGATCAGAACAACAATAGAGTCGCTAATAGCGACCGACTATCCTGACAAAGAGATAATTGCAATCGATGACGGCAGCAAAGATCAGACATTTTCGATCATGTCCGAATACAAAGATAAAATCAAAGTAATCCACAAAGAAAACGGTGGCAAGGCATCCGCACTTAACGCAGGGATGCTTTACGCTACGGGCTCTATAATAGTAATACTTGATGCTGACACTATCATAGGATACTCGTCGCTAAAACAGCTTGCAAAGTCATTTTCAAACGAAAATGTCGCAGCCGTTGCAGGAAACATCAAGATAAGAAACCGAGTTAACATCTTGACTTGGTGTCAGGCCCTTGAATACCTCTCTGGCATACAGATCATGAGACGCGGTCTTGACTATTTTGGCGCAATAACAATAGTGCCTGGCGCACTGGGCGCATTCAAAAAAGACAAGCTTGAGGAGGCTGGAGCGTACCACAAGGAAACACTGGTAGAAGATTTTGATGCCACAATGAAAGTGCTCCGCTCCGGCATGATAGTGAGCGGAAGCAATATGGCTACTGCATATACGCAGGGCCCAAATACACTCATAGATTTTTACAAGCAAAGAAAACGATGGTATCGTGGCAATCTGCAGGTGCTAAGGAGACACTCTGACATACTGCTGAACCCCAGATTTGGCTATCTGCAAAAGTTTGCATACCCGTTGATGGCAATACACATGCTACTAATACCGTCGGCAAGCTTGCTCGTGCTGGGCTTTGCAGTATATCAGATCATACTTGGAAACTATCTTTACATAGCGTATACATTGGGCTTGTACATCATACTGCAACATCTTCTTTCTGCCATGGCAGTTAGAATGGACAAGGATGACAAGAGACTCATTCTATACTCTACGCTGATGGTCATAGGCTACAAGCAGTTAACTGACATACTGCAACTAAAAGCGGTAATAGAGGAAGTATTCAAACTAAAAGCAAAGTGGACAAGCGCAAAGAGAGTGCAGCAGTAAATCTACGGCTTTGCTTCCTTGAATCCTACTGCAAGAACGCGACTGTCTTCCTGCGGAGGCAATTTTGTTATCTTGTATGCTGCATCCCTTGCAGACTTGCCATAACCTGTAAAGATGTCTATGTGTTTGTCTCTCCACTCTCCAATGTCTACTGCCCAATACGTTCTGGCATTCCAAGGAGATGGTATGTCAGGTATGCGCAAAAGCGTGCCATGTTCAATCACGCCGTCTGTCATATTGGTACTCCCATGTGTTACTGCTACCATTATGAGTGGCTCGTTCAGTGAGCTTGTAGAAACTGGAAGGCACACACCGGTAAATGTGGCAGCACAGCTCCCATAATGGTAAAATCGAGTTCTCTGCCCATCTGGGCTGATAAAGTCGTTCTGCCAGCTCTGCAGTATCCTGCCGTCACTTGTCATTCCTGAGCCCTGAATTGCAACTTCATTAAGAAACGTCTGTTTGAACTGTTTTAGATAATACGTCGAGTTATTCTCCGAATAATCAAACGACCCTCCTCGCTTCTGGCCGCTGACATACGTCCAAACCATCCTGTCTGCAGGGTAATCCTTCTCGAGCGGTAAAAAGTATCCTGTTATCTTCCAGCCTGCAGAGCCTGGATAGCACTTTCTGTCAATCGGATCACGGATCTGATCCTTGGGGCACGCTTTGACCTCGGAGCATAGCATGTCTCCGCAGATCTTTTTTGCCGTCTTTGATATAGCTGCGTCAGCATCAATTATCGTTGCCAACGCCACAAAGCTTAGCAAGAGAAATATTGTAATGCGTTTCAATCCTACTAATTAGAAATTGACATATAAAAACATGATATCGCATTCACATAAACACTTCCTTTTTGCGTTTATTTTGATTTTATCTGCCTGCATTTTTGCAGTACCACATGAGGCGTTCTCACAAAGTACTGGCACACTGAACGTTTCAATAAAAAGCGAGAACGGGGATAGAGTTGTTCCTCAGGGACTTGTACTCAAAGTGTTCAGAGGACTTGATACACTTCCACTTCGAGAATTATCTCCTCTTAACGAGAATCCTCTGGCAATAAGCTCACTGCCATTAAACCACCGATACAAAGTCGAAGTCTACATGAACAGCATGTATGCAGGCGTCGGATTCATTGACATGAAAAAAGCGCAAGAAGACCTTGAGATCACAATCAAAAACACGGGAGGAATGCGTCTTAACATATTCTACAAAGACGGCCAGACTCCTATTGCCGGCGCCGCTGTCACTATAAAGTCGCATGATGGAATTGCTTGGTCATACTCTAAAACTGATATTAACGGGAATACGCTAAGAGTCTGGCTTCATCCTTCCATTCGAGACGGTGATCACTATTATGCTGAAGTCTCTCTTGCAAAAGACATATTATTCAAAACTGCCCCGATAAAACTTCAACCTAATGTGGCGCAGGAATTCAAGATAACTACTGCATGGCCAGTGCTAGTGGACAAACTGATAACTGTAGAAGTATACAACAGTACGACAAACAAGGTAACAAAGCAAGACGGCTCATTTGTGGCAGAGCTGTATGACAGACAAAAAAACAAAGTGGCACAATCTGAAGTAACTGAGAGGGGGCTTGCATACTTTTCAAAGCTCAAAGTGAACAATTACCAGCTCTACATAAAATCAAAAGATTCTTCTGGAAGCCTCAAGACAGTTACCACAAAACTGATGCCTGTTACAGAGTCCACCAGCATCGTCAAGGTATACATTAACAATCCTGAGCTGAACTCTGATCATCTTAACTGCAATTGCGTGGCATTCAGGCTTGATGATGTGCAGGACTTTTTTCTAGCACCTGCACAAATTGCGGTAATGTCTACGTTTGAGAAAAAACAGGTACCATTGACCATAGGGATAATTGGCAGCCTAATTGGTACTGATCAAAATCTGGTAAACACGATAAAGCTCGGTCTTGCTAACGGCAATCTGGAGCTTGCCAGCCACAGCTGGAACAACAGGGTAATGACGCAGATGCCAAAGCCAGATCAGGAAAAACTAATTGGAGACACCAACCAGAGAATTCGATCCGTTTTTGGCGTTACTCCCACCACATTCATACCTCCAGAAAACGTTTTTGATGAGACTACAATTCAGATACTCAAAGACAACGGTTTTACACACATCAGCTCAGCTGCTACAGTAAAGGAGCCGACCCCATTTACAAAGTCCAAGTTTTACCAGTTTCCAATAGTGCCTTACACTGCAATACTGAACACTGCCACCGGAATATGGGAGCATGTTCCAAATGAGCAAATCCTAAACAAAATTGATGAGAGCATATTTGATTATGGATATGCCGTGGTGATGATGCACCCATACGAGTTTTCACTATACGATAATGGGTATACTAACAAGGTCAACTCTACAAGCGTAGAGCGACTAGGAGCGCTAATTGACACAATAAAA encodes:
- a CDS encoding polysaccharide deacetylase family protein, which produces MILSACIFAVPHEAFSQSTGTLNVSIKSENGDRVVPQGLVLKVFRGLDTLPLRELSPLNENPLAISSLPLNHRYKVEVYMNSMYAGVGFIDMKKAQEDLEITIKNTGGMRLNIFYKDGQTPIAGAAVTIKSHDGIAWSYSKTDINGNTLRVWLHPSIRDGDHYYAEVSLAKDILFKTAPIKLQPNVAQEFKITTAWPVLVDKLITVEVYNSTTNKVTKQDGSFVAELYDRQKNKVAQSEVTERGLAYFSKLKVNNYQLYIKSKDSSGSLKTVTTKLMPVTESTSIVKVYINNPELNSDHLNCNCVAFRLDDVQDFFLAPAQIAVMSTFEKKQVPLTIGIIGSLIGTDQNLVNTIKLGLANGNLELASHSWNNRVMTQMPKPDQEKLIGDTNQRIRSVFGVTPTTFIPPENVFDETTIQILKDNGFTHISSAATVKEPTPFTKSKFYQFPIVPYTAILNTATGIWEHVPNEQILNKIDESIFDYGYAVVMMHPYEFSLYDNGYTNKVNSTSVERLGALIDTIKSKNIKILPIGSIQDYDAPQAVKPNDDKPEQIPNCNCVAFRLDNVQDFWLNDVQNTVMNTFAESKTPLTLTVIGKFIGDDPKTVNAIKEKLNTSSVRIGSRGWEYLDHSAFDAERQAASVLQTNKKISDVFGVRASVFAPPYDAFSSQTIEAARQAGIKFFSASIVVDKPPYQDSSIRHVPSTAYFENVISDDPFLSGTVQQKALTKVQMVVKQHGFAVISLQASDFAVKHQTFQNEVDQRKIDLLKSLISDMRSSGMSIVFLEMIPSMLDDSMISVPSWIKNNAGWWSEGKITDSEFTTGLEFLIEHKVLKIPPTQAGTGGTKNIPSWIKNNAGWWSEGKITDADFVKGIQYLIENGIIRV
- a CDS encoding phosphoribosyltransferase, with amino-acid sequence MRISRLEFFSLLSYSTRGTSPKELDSKTWRNAVKNDLFVSNNSDSKLTSELIADEIAKNSTVSPFNDYFKPDVILVPIPRSTLMQPGTLWVPKRLASALSARNLGKIFECLERATPLPRTSKSNAADRPKAVDHYNTMSVQTILSEPSEILLVDDVVTRGATAIGAANRLTEAFPNARIRLFAALRAVSPPDIFKNIYDPRLGIIDLRGDQTYRRP
- a CDS encoding DNA processing protein DprA; the protein is MKSISTSDLLGRQLNDVETKYAPQVLYVEGPLQIPLPCQRVSIVGSRKASIQGTETAKFISKTLAENRVVIVSGLAEGIDTAAHEAAIQSGGSTVAVLGTPLDKAYPRKNLQLQQRIMSEHLAISQFQVGHATRPKDFVIRNRTMALISDATIIVEAGDSSGSLHQGWEALRLGRPLYIWQSIFDMPGLTWPEKMLKYGAIPLADPQEIFEVLPSSLKVPLVFQ
- a CDS encoding glycosyltransferase family 2 protein, yielding MDAENILKIVEHLQKARIGDVGRLSYIEKTIKSGKNLYNSDIRYVLAKSEQLKTQLSVPKIPANAPKQAPPHRCYVCNDELHLQDRVVRHQNEWMHLACFDRKLKTMPELQAGNTAPEQQAQEKSTLVPEPSQSSKSPIARQQHKHSKEKAKTDPVLVLLAIVIFSLLIFTAYSMFSTLSIIAISLAAILVFFQIVSKTSPQVQYKYGRKGASLFSISVMIMPFGLGTIIAYDGYSSGAMSIIQTVFIWGLTLSFWQTMLFVPLAIRSIARESLLQAPTEYPRMSVLIPAYNEEKVIRTTIESLIATDYPDKEIIAIDDGSKDQTFSIMSEYKDKIKVIHKENGGKASALNAGMLYATGSIIVILDADTIIGYSSLKQLAKSFSNENVAAVAGNIKIRNRVNILTWCQALEYLSGIQIMRRGLDYFGAITIVPGALGAFKKDKLEEAGAYHKETLVEDFDATMKVLRSGMIVSGSNMATAYTQGPNTLIDFYKQRKRWYRGNLQVLRRHSDILLNPRFGYLQKFAYPLMAIHMLLIPSASLLVLGFAVYQIILGNYLYIAYTLGLYIILQHLLSAMAVRMDKDDKRLILYSTLMVIGYKQLTDILQLKAVIEEVFKLKAKWTSAKRVQQ
- a CDS encoding ParB/RepB/Spo0J family partition protein, which translates into the protein MVPIKQVHVWDEAQARSLDREGIRELARSIKNEGLQNPPLVQKNGRGQFLLMSGQRRLAALKLLKAKKIPVLVLTKGYDLENAKAASVIENLHRKNMNPKDMAKSCSFLAEKMGITVGARSLGITRKTFKKYVGFAALPEKIKNLVPGTISSSVAIKLHSIIPNVPKAIKIAQRISALDARTQKAYLRVLARYPSANHKKLLRQARLLAIRKTVPVTLPSTYAKKLEKESLYREEEPEKLAQQIVVSWLAKRNHRR